A genomic window from Populus nigra chromosome 7, ddPopNigr1.1, whole genome shotgun sequence includes:
- the LOC133699416 gene encoding DExH-box ATP-dependent RNA helicase DExH9 isoform X4 — MTTEIWRSMQYKGSETTREVAWIIFDEVHYMRDRERGVVWEESILMAPKNARFVFLSATVPNAKEFADWVAKVHQQPCHIVYTDYRPTPLQHYIFPSGGEGLYLVVDEKAKFREDSFQKAVNALVPKAEGEKKRENGKWQKGLNVSRLGEESDIFKMVKMIIRRQYDPVILFSFSKRECEFLAMQMAKMDLNQDDEKANIETIFWSAMDMLSDDDKKLPQVSNMLPLLKRGIGVHHSGLLPILKEVIEILFQEGLIKCLFATETFSIGLNMPAKTVVFTNVRKFDGDKFRWLSSGEYIQMSGRAGRRGIDDRGVCILMVDEKLEPSTAKMMLKGSADSLNSAFHLSYNMLLNQMRCEDGDLENLLRNSFFQFQADRALPDLEKQAKVHEEERNSMVIEEEENLKNYYDLIQQYKSLKKDVRDIVFSPKHCLSYLQSGRLVCIQCTESDDKSPSFLIEDLVTWGVIVNFDRVKGVSDVVDVDDAIRKPENANYTVDVLTRCVVTKDGVAKKKIKVVPLKEPGEPLIVSIPIDQINILSSARLYMSKDLLPLEVRENTLKQVSEFLSRKPSGLPLDPEGDMNIQSSSYKKAVRRIEALEHLFEKHEIAKSPLIKEKLKVLHTKQELTARIKLIRKSMRSSTALAFKDELKARKRVLRRLGYITSDDVVELKGKVACEISSADELTLTELMFNGVLKDIKVEEMVSLLSCFVWQEKLQDAAKPREELDLLFTQLQDTARRVAKLQLECKVQIDVENFVSSFRPDIMEAVYAWAKGSKFYEIMEITKVFEGSLIRAIRRLEEVLQQLIEAAKSIGETELEAKFEEAVSKIKRDIVFAASLYL; from the exons ATGACTACGGAAATTTGGCGAAGTATGCAGTATAAAGGGTCGGAAACTACCAGGGAAGTAGCTTGGATTATCTTTGATGAGGTTCATTATATGCGTGATCGAGAAAGAGGTGTGGTTTGGGAAGAAAGCATTCTCATGGCTCCCAAGAATGCTAGATTTGTCTTCCTTTCTGCCACTGTTCCTAATGCCAAAGAATTTGCTGATTGGGTTGCAAAG GTCCACCAACAACCATGTCACATTGTTTATACTGATTATCGACCAACACCCCTCCAACACTATATTTTTCCCTCTGGAGGTGAGGGTTTGTACCTGGTGGTGGATGAAAAGGCAAAATTTCGAGAGGACAGCTTTCAGAAAGCGGTAAATGCATTAGTTCCTAAGGCTGAaggtgaaaagaaaagggagaacgGGAAATGGCAGAAAGGCTTAAATGTGAGCAGACTTGGTGAAGAAAGTGACATATTTAAAATGGTAAAAATGATCATTCGCCGCCAGTACGATCCTGTCATTCTTTTCTCATTTAGCAAAAGAGAGTGTGAATTTCTTGCCATGCAG ATGGCAAAAATGGATCTAAATCAGGATGATGAGAAAGCTAACATAGAAACAATCTTTTGGAGTGCCATGGACATGCTATCAGATGATGACAAGAAGCTACCTCAG GTTTCAAATATGTTACCCCTCTTAAAACGAGGTATTGGTGTGCATCATTCTGGCTTGCTTCCCATCCTGAAGGAAGTGATTGAGattttgtttcaagaagggCTGATCAAG TGTTTGTTTGCTACAGAGACATTCAGCATAGGTTTGAACATGCCTGCCAAAACTGTGGTATTTACAAATGTCCGTAAATTTGATGGGGACAAATTCAGGTGGCTATCTAGTGGAGAATATATACAAATGAGTGGCCGGGCTGGCCGTCGAGGAATCGATGATCGTGGGGTATGCATCCTTATGGTGGATGAGAAGCTTGAGCCTTCAACTGCTAAGATGATGCTTAAAGGAAGTGCTGATAGTTTGAACAG TGCCTTCCATCTAAGCTACAACATGCTTTTAAATCAAATGCGCTGTGAAGATGGCGATCTTGAAAATTTGCTCCGCAATTCTTTCTTTCAGTTTCAAGCAGACAGGGCCCTTCCTGATCTTGAG AAACAAGCAAAAGTCCATGAAGAAGAGAGGAATTCAATGGTAATTGAAGAGGAAGAAAATCTGAAGAATTATTATGATCTGATACAGCAGTATAAAAGTTTGAAGAAGGATGTTCGTGATATTGTGTTTTCTCCAAAGCACTGCCTGTCCTATCTGCAGTCTGGCAGACTAGTGTGTATCCAGTGCACAGAAAGTGATGACAAGTCCCCTTCTTTCTTGATTGAAGACCTAGTCACATGGGGAGTGATAGTCAATTTTGATCGAGTGAAAGGTGTTTCAGATG tagtTGATGTAGATGATGCAATTAGAAAACCAGAAAATGCAAATTACACCGTGGATGTTCTTACAAGATGTGTTGTGACCAAAGATGGAGttgccaagaaaaaaatcaaggttgtcCCATTGAAAGAGCCTGGAGAACCTCTCATTGTTTCTATTCCTATTGATCAG ATAAATATTTTGAGCAGTGCTCGCTTGTATATGTCAAAGGATCTTTTGCCATTAGAAGTTCGAGAGAACACCCTGAAGCAGGTTTCAGAATTTCTTTCTAGAAAACCTAGTGGGTTGCCCTTGGATCCTGAAGGAGACATGAAT ATTCAAAGCAGCTCATACAAAAAGGCAGTTCGTCGGATAGAGGCTTTAGAGCACCTGtttgaaaaacatgaaattgcAAAATCTCCACTTATCAAGGAAAAGCTCAAAGTCTTACACACCAAGCAAGAATTAACAGCCAGGATCAAGTTAATCAGGAAATCAATGCGCTCTTCCACAGCATTGGCTTTTAAAGATGAACTTAAAGCTAGAAAACGAGTTCTTCGGAGGCTTGG GTATATCACGAGTGACGATGTTGTGGAGTTGAAGGGGAAAGTCGCTTGTGAAATTAGTAGTGCAGATGAGTTGACTTTGACAGAGCTCATGTTCAATGGGGTTCTCAAGGACATAAAAGTGGAGGAAATGGTCTCTCTTCTCTCATGCTTTGTGTGGCAGGAAAAACTCCAAGATGCTGCAAAACCAAGGGAAGAACTTGACTTGCTTTTTACACAATTACAAGATACAGCTCGAAGGGTTGCCAAACTTCAGCTTGAATGCAAG GTACAAATTGATGTGGAGAATTTTGTGAGTTCATTTCGGCCTGATATCATGGAGGCTGTGTATGCCTGGGCAAAAGGATCCAAGTTCTATGAGATCATGGAAATTACTAAGGTTTTTGAGGGCAGCTTGATCAGGGCAATTAGGAGACTAGAGGAAGTTCTTCAACAGCTTATAGAAGCTGCAAAGTCCATTGGTGAGACAGAGCTAGAGGCCAAATTTGAAGAGGCTGTTTCTAAAATCAAGAGAGACATTGTTTTTGCAGCATCACTATACTTGTAG